Proteins co-encoded in one Armatimonadota bacterium genomic window:
- a CDS encoding ABC transporter substrate-binding protein — protein MWTRRGFLGRVGTALAAATAPWLRIGVAWGQQAVPFKLGPVVLGDLAIMAPVLVGVEKGFFREAGIAPEVITFTGGPPLLRGVLAGTVDLGLTGATDALVFRAQGAPIRAVAVITEKNHFTLIAAPGIARVADLKGKAIGVTAVGATTWVFARMLARQQGWDPVRDVRIVGLGGLDAQMAALRRGEIQAFIFGDAGALAEHLGVGKILLRLDEVTPKWISELAYTTSDVIRKRKDDLRKLLQGYFRAQRFCRDNADETIRIAAKGIGWPEPATRRAYENTRPLWSIDGRFDLEALKFMQDTLLELGVLTVRWPLSDHYTAEFVPVKV, from the coding sequence ATGTGGACACGACGAGGGTTCCTCGGGCGGGTGGGGACCGCGCTGGCGGCCGCGACGGCACCGTGGCTGCGCATCGGCGTCGCCTGGGGCCAGCAGGCCGTCCCCTTCAAGCTCGGCCCGGTGGTGTTGGGCGATCTCGCGATCATGGCCCCTGTCCTCGTGGGGGTGGAGAAGGGGTTCTTCCGTGAGGCCGGCATCGCGCCCGAGGTGATCACCTTCACCGGCGGTCCGCCGCTCCTGCGCGGCGTGCTGGCGGGTACCGTCGACCTCGGGCTCACGGGCGCCACCGATGCGTTGGTGTTCCGGGCGCAGGGGGCGCCGATCCGGGCCGTGGCCGTGATCACCGAGAAGAACCACTTCACCCTGATCGCCGCGCCGGGGATCGCCCGCGTGGCGGACCTCAAGGGGAAGGCCATCGGCGTGACGGCGGTGGGGGCGACCACGTGGGTGTTCGCCCGGATGCTGGCCAGGCAGCAGGGGTGGGATCCGGTGCGCGACGTGCGCATCGTGGGCCTCGGGGGCTTGGATGCGCAGATGGCGGCCCTGCGGCGCGGGGAGATCCAGGCGTTCATCTTCGGCGACGCCGGGGCCCTGGCCGAGCACCTGGGGGTGGGGAAGATCCTCCTGCGCCTTGACGAGGTCACGCCGAAGTGGATCAGCGAGCTCGCCTACACCACCAGCGACGTGATCCGCAAGCGGAAGGACGACCTGCGCAAGCTCCTGCAGGGGTACTTCAGGGCCCAGCGGTTCTGCCGCGACAACGCCGACGAGACGATCCGGATTGCGGCCAAGGGCATCGGGTGGCCGGAGCCGGCCACCCGGCGCGCCTACGAGAACACGCGCCCGCTCTGGTCGATCGACGGCCGCTTCGACCTCGAGGCGCTGAAGTTCATGCAGGATACGCTGCTGGAGCTGGGCGTGCTGACGGTGCGCTGGCCGCTGTCGGATCACTACACCGCGGAGTTCGTGCCGGTCAAAGTCTGA
- a CDS encoding Mrp/NBP35 family ATP-binding protein produces MFGRQSGPTREQVLEALRDVQDPELHKSIVELDMVREVAVRDGVVRVDALLTISGCPLRETIVDAIRDRLRGLPGVRDVEVHLGVMTQEQRQALIARLRGGEGAGQRRSSFLTPEAPTRVVAVASGKGGVGKSTITVNLAVALADAGRIVGIIDADVYGFSIPRMLGVAGRPTAIDQMLIPLERDGIRVMSIGFLLPGEDEAVIWRGPMLHKALVTFIQEVHWGDDLEYLFIDLPPGTGDVSLSIAQTLPQASMLIVTTPQPAAASVAMRAAKMAEKVNMDVVGVIENMAGFVPAPGAAPIDVFGRGGGLRLAEQLGVPLLGEIPLDVAVREGGDIGAPVVRSRPDSPAAQALREAARRLADRLPVATRA; encoded by the coding sequence ATGTTCGGTCGCCAGTCCGGTCCCACCCGGGAGCAGGTGCTCGAGGCCCTGCGCGACGTGCAGGACCCTGAGCTGCACAAGAGCATCGTCGAACTCGACATGGTGCGGGAGGTGGCCGTCCGCGACGGCGTGGTGCGGGTCGACGCCCTGCTGACCATCAGCGGCTGTCCGCTCCGGGAGACGATCGTCGACGCCATCCGCGATCGCCTGCGCGGCCTGCCGGGGGTGCGGGACGTCGAGGTGCACCTGGGAGTCATGACGCAGGAGCAGCGGCAGGCGCTGATCGCCCGGCTGCGCGGGGGGGAAGGCGCCGGGCAGCGCCGGTCGTCGTTCCTGACGCCGGAGGCGCCTACCCGCGTCGTGGCCGTGGCCAGCGGCAAGGGCGGCGTCGGCAAGTCGACGATCACCGTGAACCTGGCCGTGGCGCTGGCCGACGCCGGCCGCATCGTGGGCATCATCGACGCCGACGTCTACGGCTTCTCCATCCCGCGCATGCTGGGGGTCGCGGGCAGACCCACCGCCATCGACCAGATGCTGATCCCGCTGGAACGGGACGGCATCCGCGTCATGTCCATCGGCTTCCTGCTGCCCGGCGAGGACGAAGCGGTGATCTGGCGCGGGCCGATGCTGCACAAGGCGCTGGTCACCTTCATCCAGGAAGTGCACTGGGGCGACGACCTGGAGTACCTGTTCATCGACCTGCCGCCGGGTACGGGCGACGTATCGCTGTCGATCGCCCAGACCCTGCCCCAGGCCTCGATGCTGATCGTCACCACTCCGCAGCCGGCCGCGGCCAGCGTGGCGATGCGGGCCGCGAAGATGGCCGAGAAGGTCAACATGGACGTCGTGGGCGTCATCGAGAACATGGCGGGCTTCGTCCCGGCGCCGGGGGCCGCGCCCATCGACGTCTTCGGCCGCGGCGGCGGCCTGCGTCTGGCCGAGCAGCTGGGCGTGCCGCTGCTCGGCGAGATCCCCCTGGACGTGGCAGTGCGCGAGGGCGGAGACATCGGCGCACCGGTGGTGCGCAGCCGGCCCGACAGTCCGGCCGCGCAGGCGCTGCGCGAGGCGGCCCGGCGGCTGGCCGACCGGCTGCCCGTGGCCACCCGCGCGTAA
- a CDS encoding M48 family metalloprotease: protein MAVLVLLVCLALPARPAQAALISEAQEIRIGRQAAAELEQQYPVSPDAGLRARVTAIGERIAARSARPGLPYTFKVLRVREVNAISLPGGFIYATEGLVRFVESDDELAFVLGHEIGHVAARHHVQLLERHFFLALVAQLLFGGDPTAAQVAAIVRFFVQRGFSREFEFEADRLAVAYTHRAGFDASAGLAFMRRLRAAEGRDPSQFEVLFRTHPGLADRIERVRRELRQLGYEVGADGRLRRSLRRPPADRPGAPRAWVRDPAAA from the coding sequence GTGGCGGTGCTGGTCCTGCTGGTCTGTCTGGCCTTGCCTGCGCGGCCGGCGCAGGCCGCGCTGATCAGCGAAGCCCAGGAGATCCGGATCGGGCGCCAGGCAGCGGCCGAGCTCGAGCAGCAGTATCCCGTAAGCCCGGATGCCGGCCTGCGCGCCCGCGTCACCGCCATCGGGGAACGGATCGCCGCGCGCTCGGCGCGGCCCGGCCTGCCCTACACGTTCAAGGTGCTGCGGGTCCGCGAGGTGAACGCCATCTCGCTCCCCGGCGGGTTCATCTACGCCACCGAGGGCCTGGTGCGGTTCGTGGAGTCCGACGACGAGTTGGCCTTCGTGCTGGGCCACGAGATCGGACACGTGGCGGCGCGCCACCACGTCCAGCTGCTGGAGCGCCATTTCTTCCTGGCGCTGGTGGCCCAGCTGTTGTTCGGCGGCGACCCCACCGCAGCCCAGGTGGCCGCCATCGTGCGCTTCTTCGTCCAGCGGGGGTTCTCGCGCGAGTTCGAGTTCGAGGCCGACCGCCTGGCCGTCGCCTATACCCACCGTGCCGGGTTCGACGCGTCGGCGGGCCTTGCGTTCATGCGCCGGCTCCGGGCCGCCGAGGGCCGCGACCCCAGCCAGTTCGAGGTGTTGTTCCGCACGCACCCCGGCCTGGCCGACCGCATCGAGCGCGTGCGGCGCGAGCTGCGACAGCTCGGCTACGAGGTGGGAGCCGACGGGCGCCTGCGCCGGAGCCTCAGGCGGCCGCCCGCAGACCGCCCGGGGGCACCGCGCGCGTGGGTGCGGGACCCGGCGGCCGCGTGA
- a CDS encoding aldehyde dehydrogenase family protein: MLEVLSVPQGRNYIAGQWVDPVGERMLTSVNPATGEVLGVAPDSTAADVDRAVQAAADAWPRWRATPAPRRAEILFRAAELLVRHKEELARLATREMGKILTETRGDVQEAIDMTYFIAGEGRRLHGYTTPSEMPRKAAYCVRQPLGVVGVITPWNFPVAIPSWKIVPALVCGNTVVFKPAPETPLTAAAFVALLVEAGLPPGVLNLVTGGDETGAALVDHPGIALISFTGSTEVGLQVAARCQARGVRVSLEMGGKNAAIVLDDADLELAADALTWSAFGTTGQRCTACSRIVVTPRAHREVVERLADRARRLRLGDGLDPQTDMGPLVSARQRERVETYVEIGRREGATVVLGGERPHLPGLERGFFYAPTILDGVAPGMRVAQEEIFGPVVGVIDAASLDEAIEIVNGVRYGLSASIFTRDVFAAMRAVEEIRTGIVYVNHGTTGAEVHLPFGGTRATGNGHREGGLQVLDVFTEWKSVYIDYSGRLQRAQIDRD; encoded by the coding sequence ATGCTGGAGGTGCTGTCGGTCCCGCAGGGGCGCAACTACATCGCCGGCCAATGGGTCGACCCGGTCGGCGAGCGCATGCTGACCTCCGTGAATCCCGCCACAGGCGAGGTGCTGGGCGTGGCGCCCGACTCGACCGCGGCTGACGTGGACCGCGCGGTTCAGGCGGCTGCCGACGCCTGGCCGCGGTGGCGCGCGACCCCGGCGCCGCGCCGGGCCGAGATCCTCTTCCGCGCGGCGGAGCTGCTGGTGCGGCACAAGGAGGAGCTGGCGCGGCTGGCCACCCGCGAGATGGGCAAGATCCTGACCGAGACGCGCGGCGACGTGCAGGAAGCCATCGACATGACCTACTTCATCGCCGGGGAGGGGCGGCGCCTGCACGGCTACACCACGCCCAGCGAGATGCCGCGCAAGGCCGCGTACTGCGTCCGCCAGCCGCTGGGCGTCGTGGGCGTGATCACGCCGTGGAACTTCCCGGTGGCGATCCCGTCGTGGAAGATCGTCCCGGCGCTGGTCTGTGGCAACACGGTGGTGTTCAAGCCGGCGCCCGAGACCCCGCTGACGGCCGCAGCCTTCGTCGCGCTGCTGGTGGAAGCCGGCCTGCCGCCAGGCGTCCTCAACCTGGTCACCGGTGGCGACGAGACCGGCGCGGCGCTGGTGGACCACCCGGGCATCGCCCTGATCTCCTTCACCGGCTCCACCGAGGTGGGACTGCAGGTGGCGGCCCGCTGCCAGGCGCGCGGCGTGCGGGTCTCGCTGGAGATGGGCGGCAAGAACGCGGCGATCGTCCTCGACGACGCCGATCTCGAGCTGGCGGCCGACGCCCTGACCTGGAGCGCGTTCGGCACCACCGGCCAGCGGTGCACGGCCTGCAGCCGGATCGTCGTGACGCCGCGGGCGCACCGCGAGGTCGTCGAGCGCCTGGCAGACCGCGCCCGGCGCCTGCGCCTGGGCGATGGGCTGGACCCCCAGACCGACATGGGGCCCCTGGTGAGCGCCCGGCAGCGCGAGCGCGTGGAGACCTACGTGGAGATCGGGCGGCGCGAGGGGGCGACCGTCGTGCTGGGGGGCGAGCGGCCCCACCTGCCCGGCCTGGAACGGGGGTTCTTCTACGCGCCGACGATCCTGGATGGTGTCGCCCCCGGCATGCGGGTCGCCCAGGAAGAGATCTTCGGCCCGGTGGTGGGCGTCATCGACGCCGCCAGCCTGGACGAGGCCATCGAGATCGTCAACGGCGTGCGCTACGGCCTGTCGGCGTCGATCTTCACCCGCGACGTCTTCGCCGCGATGCGCGCGGTGGAGGAGATCCGCACCGGCATCGTCTACGTCAACCACGGCACGACGGGTGCCGAGGTGCACCTGCCGTTCGGCGGCACCCGGGCGACCGGCAACGGCCACCGGGAGGGCGGCCTGCAGGTGCTCGACGTGTTCACCGAGTGGAAGAGCGTGTACATCGACTACAGCGGCCGCCTGCAGCGTGCGCAGATCGACCGCGACTAG
- a CDS encoding zinc-binding dehydrogenase, with translation MHAVRMHQHGGPEVLVYEEAPDPRPGPLEVRVRVRAVALNHIDLWVRRGLPRLRLQFPHILGADIAGVVDAVGEGVEGVAVGDAVVLAPGVSCGQCRWCIAGDDTLCPQFSIFGEHIPGGYAQFVVAPRANVLPKPARLDFARAAAVPLVFLTAWNMLVTHARLRSGETVLIWGAGSGVGSAAIQIARLHHARVIATAGADWKLERARALGAEAVINHTTENVYDAVRQLTDRRGVDVVFDHVGAASWETSLRILTRGGRLVTCGATTGAQAPTDIRYIYGRQLSIFGTWVGAKRELLDVTAHVEAGRLEPVVHAVLPLREARAAHEMLERREQFGKVVLAVAEEDA, from the coding sequence ATGCACGCCGTGCGCATGCATCAGCACGGAGGGCCGGAGGTCCTGGTCTACGAGGAGGCCCCCGACCCGCGCCCGGGCCCCCTGGAGGTGCGCGTGCGGGTGCGGGCCGTGGCCCTGAACCACATCGATCTCTGGGTGCGGCGCGGGCTGCCGCGCCTGCGCCTGCAGTTCCCCCACATTCTCGGCGCCGACATCGCCGGCGTGGTCGACGCCGTGGGCGAGGGCGTCGAGGGCGTCGCGGTCGGCGATGCGGTGGTGCTCGCGCCCGGGGTCTCCTGCGGGCAGTGCCGGTGGTGCATCGCCGGCGACGACACGCTGTGTCCCCAGTTCTCGATCTTCGGCGAGCACATCCCCGGCGGCTACGCCCAGTTCGTGGTGGCCCCGCGGGCCAACGTCCTGCCCAAGCCCGCCCGCCTCGACTTCGCCCGCGCAGCCGCCGTTCCGCTGGTCTTCCTCACCGCCTGGAACATGCTGGTGACCCACGCGCGCCTGCGCAGCGGGGAGACCGTGCTGATCTGGGGTGCCGGGAGCGGCGTGGGGAGCGCGGCGATCCAGATCGCCCGCCTGCACCACGCGCGCGTCATCGCCACGGCTGGCGCCGACTGGAAGCTGGAGCGGGCACGCGCCCTGGGCGCCGAGGCGGTCATCAACCACACCACCGAGAACGTCTACGACGCGGTGCGGCAACTGACGGACCGCCGCGGTGTGGACGTGGTGTTCGACCACGTCGGCGCCGCCAGCTGGGAGACCAGCCTCCGGATCCTGACCCGCGGTGGCCGGCTGGTGACCTGCGGGGCCACCACGGGCGCCCAGGCGCCCACCGACATCCGGTACATCTACGGCCGCCAGCTCAGCATCTTCGGCACCTGGGTGGGTGCCAAGCGCGAGCTCCTCGACGTCACGGCCCACGTCGAGGCGGGACGCCTGGAGCCGGTGGTGCACGCGGTGCTGCCGCTGCGCGAGGCCCGCGCCGCCCACGAGATGCTCGAGCGGCGCGAGCAGTTCGGCAAGGTCGTGCTGGCGGTGGCGGAGGAGGACGCCTGA
- a CDS encoding cyclase family protein, with protein sequence MRRHTRRVALGVWVAGVLVTALVAASAVSAADAARRARGRAVLGDLLAALSDGRVDVVELGGTLKESTPVIQLPPPFANTPGFKKHVISAFDEKGPAWTWYWYEVGEHVGTHFDAPCHWVTGKDKPCLHRLDPRTLVGPIAVVDITREAMANPDFVVTRETLLGWERRWGRIPKGAWVLLRSGWSKKYADPKAYFNVGPDGPHTPGMGASGARFLVTERDIVGVGVETIGTDAGQAFKENPPFPNHAIMHGAGKYGLTSLFNLDRLPATGAVLVVLPMKVEGGTGSPVRPLALVPRR encoded by the coding sequence ATGCGCAGGCACACGAGGAGGGTGGCGCTGGGAGTGTGGGTGGCCGGTGTGCTGGTCACCGCGCTGGTCGCGGCGAGCGCCGTGTCGGCGGCGGATGCCGCCCGCAGGGCGCGGGGCCGGGCCGTGCTGGGCGACTTGCTGGCGGCCCTGAGCGACGGCCGCGTCGACGTCGTGGAGTTGGGCGGGACGTTGAAGGAGAGTACGCCGGTCATCCAGCTGCCGCCGCCGTTTGCCAACACGCCGGGGTTCAAGAAGCACGTGATCTCGGCCTTCGACGAGAAGGGACCGGCCTGGACCTGGTACTGGTACGAGGTCGGCGAGCACGTCGGCACGCACTTCGACGCGCCATGTCACTGGGTCACCGGCAAGGACAAGCCCTGCCTCCACCGGCTCGACCCGCGCACCCTGGTCGGTCCCATCGCCGTAGTCGACATCACGCGGGAAGCTATGGCCAACCCCGACTTCGTCGTCACCAGGGAGACGCTGCTGGGCTGGGAGCGCCGCTGGGGACGCATCCCCAAGGGCGCCTGGGTCCTGCTGCGCAGTGGCTGGTCCAAGAAGTACGCGGACCCCAAAGCCTACTTCAACGTGGGACCGGACGGACCGCACACGCCGGGGATGGGAGCCTCCGGCGCGCGCTTCCTGGTCACGGAACGGGACATCGTGGGCGTCGGCGTGGAGACCATCGGCACCGATGCCGGCCAGGCGTTCAAGGAGAACCCGCCGTTTCCCAACCACGCCATCATGCACGGAGCCGGCAAGTACGGCCTGACGTCGCTGTTCAACCTCGACCGGCTGCCGGCCACGGGCGCCGTGCTCGTGGTCTTGCCGATGAAAGTCGAGGGCGGCACCGGCAGCCCGGTACGTCCGCTCGCCCTGGTGCCGCGGCGTTAG
- a CDS encoding ABC transporter ATP-binding protein — MRRPHIVVRDVAKTYRTPSGPVRAVEAVSFEVYEQEFLTILGPSGCGKSTVLGMLGGLVRPDAGTILIDGVATNGPDPRAVAMVFQDPGLFPWRTALHNVCFGPEVRGVPRRAREEEARRLLEAVGLKGFEHKYPRELSGGMRQRVAIARALALGSPILLMDEPFGALDEQTRLLMGEWLGEIRARARKTIVFVTHSIQEAITLSDRIVVMTARPGRIKDVVPVALPFPRDLSAPDAVALRARLWQQIREESMRAMAEGQG; from the coding sequence ATGCGGCGCCCACACATCGTCGTCCGCGACGTGGCCAAGACCTACCGCACGCCCTCGGGCCCGGTGCGCGCGGTCGAGGCGGTGTCGTTCGAGGTCTACGAGCAGGAGTTCCTGACGATCCTGGGGCCGAGCGGATGCGGGAAGTCCACCGTGCTGGGCATGCTGGGCGGGCTGGTCCGGCCCGATGCCGGCACGATCCTCATCGACGGGGTCGCCACCAACGGACCCGACCCCCGGGCGGTGGCCATGGTGTTCCAGGACCCGGGGCTCTTTCCCTGGCGCACGGCACTTCACAACGTCTGCTTTGGCCCCGAGGTGCGGGGGGTGCCACGCCGCGCGCGGGAGGAGGAGGCGCGCCGCCTGCTGGAGGCGGTGGGGCTCAAGGGGTTCGAGCACAAGTACCCCCGCGAGCTGTCCGGGGGCATGCGGCAGCGGGTGGCTATCGCGCGCGCGCTGGCGCTGGGGAGCCCGATCCTGCTCATGGACGAGCCGTTCGGGGCTCTGGACGAGCAGACGCGCCTGTTGATGGGAGAGTGGCTCGGCGAGATCCGCGCCCGGGCGCGGAAGACCATCGTCTTCGTCACCCACAGCATCCAGGAGGCGATCACGCTGTCGGACCGCATCGTGGTCATGACGGCCCGCCCGGGCCGCATCAAGGACGTGGTGCCGGTCGCCCTGCCGTTTCCCCGCGACCTGAGCGCGCCCGATGCCGTGGCGCTCCGCGCCCGGCTGTGGCAGCAGATCCGGGAGGAGTCGATGCGGGCCATGGCCGAGGGGCAGGGATGA
- a CDS encoding fructose-bisphosphate aldolase, whose translation MVIERVRRPVLDELPLAQGKRARLYRLLYAHGPGHGTMLVLPVDQGLEHGPGDFLPNPPSERPEFQIRLALEGGYSAIVFHYGIAARALAPFAGRIPLILKLNGKTNIPPEDRPLSGLTGSVEDAVRLGADAVGYTLYVGSPRQDEDIAQLTRVRQACDRYGMPLVVWAYPRGEAIERKGGRDSLYAVDYAARVAVELGADVVKLNPPVLEPRREGLPKAYAELSLDPRAAVEKVVRTAGAAFVLFSGGQRLDDADLLARARLVMEAGATGLIFGRNLWQRPMAEALRLTAQIREIMLATAQ comes from the coding sequence ATGGTGATCGAGCGCGTCCGGCGTCCCGTGCTGGACGAGCTGCCGCTGGCGCAGGGCAAGCGCGCGCGGCTGTACCGGCTGCTGTACGCCCACGGGCCAGGCCACGGCACGATGCTGGTGCTGCCGGTGGACCAGGGACTGGAGCACGGCCCGGGCGATTTCCTGCCCAACCCGCCCAGCGAGCGCCCCGAGTTCCAGATCCGGCTCGCGCTGGAGGGTGGCTACTCGGCGATCGTCTTCCACTACGGCATCGCGGCACGCGCCCTGGCGCCGTTCGCCGGCCGCATCCCACTCATCCTGAAACTCAACGGGAAGACCAACATCCCGCCGGAGGACCGGCCGCTGTCGGGGCTGACCGGCAGCGTGGAGGACGCGGTGCGGCTGGGCGCCGACGCGGTGGGCTACACGCTGTACGTGGGCTCGCCGCGCCAGGACGAGGACATCGCCCAGCTGACCCGCGTGCGGCAGGCGTGCGACCGCTACGGGATGCCGCTGGTGGTGTGGGCCTATCCGCGGGGAGAGGCGATCGAGCGCAAGGGCGGCCGTGATAGCCTCTACGCCGTGGACTACGCGGCGCGGGTGGCGGTGGAGCTGGGCGCGGACGTGGTGAAGCTGAACCCGCCGGTCCTGGAGCCCCGGCGCGAGGGCCTGCCCAAGGCCTACGCCGAGCTGAGCCTGGATCCGCGGGCCGCGGTGGAGAAGGTGGTGCGCACTGCGGGGGCCGCGTTCGTGCTGTTCTCGGGCGGCCAGCGCCTCGACGACGCCGACCTGCTGGCCCGCGCGCGGCTGGTCATGGAGGCCGGCGCCACCGGACTGATCTTCGGCCGCAACCTGTGGCAGCGCCCCATGGCCGAAGCGCTGCGCCTGACCGCACAGATCCGCGAGATCATGCTCGCGACCGCCCAGTGA
- a CDS encoding molybdenum cofactor biosynthesis protein MoaE yields MRITVRLFAAYREAVGTPALVLEMPDGATAGDVWTLLRQAYPGLDGLPAPAAVAINDVVRPPEHPLAAGDQVALLAPVSGGAGEPPAPSPSTDADAALAAVVHVDLVATPIRLDPLLEAVSHRDAGAVVLFLGTVREHSRGRQVQRLEYEAYETLARAEMQRIATEAARRFGARVAMVHRVGTLAVGEISVAIAAAAPHRREAFEAGRFAIDTLKQTVPIWKKEVWATGAQWIGQEDQAPDPPAPSTTSRDPSP; encoded by the coding sequence ATGCGGATCACCGTCCGTCTCTTCGCCGCCTACCGCGAGGCCGTCGGCACGCCGGCGCTCGTGCTCGAGATGCCCGACGGCGCTACCGCCGGCGACGTGTGGACGCTGCTGCGGCAGGCCTACCCCGGGCTCGACGGGCTGCCGGCGCCCGCAGCCGTCGCCATCAACGACGTCGTGCGGCCGCCGGAGCACCCGCTGGCCGCCGGCGATCAGGTGGCGCTGCTGGCGCCGGTGAGCGGTGGCGCCGGCGAACCACCGGCCCCGTCTCCATCTACCGACGCCGACGCGGCGCTGGCGGCCGTCGTCCACGTCGACCTCGTTGCCACCCCGATCCGCCTCGACCCGCTCCTGGAGGCGGTGTCGCACCGCGACGCCGGCGCCGTGGTCCTCTTCCTGGGCACGGTCCGCGAGCACTCGCGTGGCCGGCAGGTCCAGCGGCTGGAGTACGAGGCGTACGAGACGCTGGCCCGCGCCGAGATGCAGCGGATCGCCACCGAAGCCGCCAGGCGCTTTGGCGCCCGCGTGGCCATGGTGCACCGCGTCGGCACGCTGGCCGTCGGCGAGATCAGCGTCGCGATCGCAGCGGCGGCGCCCCACCGGCGCGAGGCGTTCGAGGCCGGCCGGTTCGCCATCGACACCCTGAAGCAGACGGTGCCCATCTGGAAGAAAGAGGTGTGGGCCACCGGCGCGCAGTGGATTGGCCAGGAGGACCAGGCACCGGACCCTCCGGCTCCCAGCACGACCTCCCGCGACCCGTCGCCCTAG
- a CDS encoding alpha/beta hydrolase, whose amino-acid sequence MRCWLSCSYAMKLLARDLETVNLDAMLPAVGGPTLVLHGVHDRKQRYGGALALALRIPGARLVPFHESGHNPQLEEAERFNRVLVEFIEETTGAGRPIAGLPAAPPAI is encoded by the coding sequence ATGCGCTGCTGGCTGTCATGCTCCTACGCCATGAAGTTGCTGGCGCGCGACCTGGAGACCGTGAACCTCGACGCGATGTTGCCGGCAGTGGGGGGGCCCACGCTGGTGCTCCATGGCGTGCACGACCGCAAGCAACGCTACGGCGGCGCACTGGCGCTGGCCCTCCGCATCCCCGGCGCGCGCCTGGTACCCTTCCACGAGAGCGGGCACAACCCGCAGCTGGAGGAGGCAGAACGGTTCAACCGGGTGCTGGTAGAGTTCATCGAGGAGACGACGGGGGCCGGGAGGCCGATCGCCGGCCTCCCGGCCGCCCCACCGGCGATCTGA
- a CDS encoding ABC transporter permease subunit → MRLLLWRAAFLAAALGTWELIARPLNPVLYVTPSALPGAVVRLLSQPDLPPLLEHLGITLRTIAAAYALAVAVGLTLGFLMGFWPLLARAYEPILAGLYAVPSVVWYPSLMLLFGLGPASKVAFGFLLGFFPVVLAVLAGMQQTDRHLVTVARAMGASPWAIYWKVMLPAMAGTLASGLRSGLALCTVGVLAGELLGSRAGIGFLINHVYNLLRTPEYVALAVLMAAVVVVVDVAAGRLEARAKQWSG, encoded by the coding sequence ATGAGGCTGCTGCTGTGGCGGGCGGCGTTCCTGGCAGCGGCCCTGGGGACCTGGGAACTGATCGCCCGGCCCCTGAACCCTGTGCTGTACGTGACGCCGTCCGCCCTGCCCGGTGCCGTGGTACGGCTGCTCTCGCAGCCCGACCTGCCACCGTTGCTCGAGCACCTGGGCATCACCCTGCGCACCATCGCCGCCGCCTACGCGTTGGCAGTGGCCGTAGGCCTGACGCTGGGGTTCCTGATGGGCTTCTGGCCGCTCCTGGCGCGGGCGTACGAGCCCATCCTCGCGGGGCTGTATGCGGTGCCCAGCGTGGTCTGGTATCCGTCGCTGATGTTGCTGTTCGGGCTGGGGCCCGCTTCCAAGGTGGCGTTCGGCTTCCTGCTGGGGTTCTTCCCCGTGGTGCTGGCGGTGCTGGCCGGCATGCAGCAGACCGACCGCCACCTGGTGACGGTGGCCCGGGCGATGGGCGCCAGCCCGTGGGCGATCTACTGGAAGGTGATGCTGCCGGCCATGGCGGGCACGCTGGCCAGCGGCCTCCGGTCGGGGCTGGCGTTGTGCACCGTTGGGGTGCTGGCGGGAGAACTGCTGGGATCCCGCGCCGGCATCGGCTTTCTGATCAACCACGTCTACAACCTGCTGCGGACGCCAGAGTACGTGGCCCTCGCAGTCCTCATGGCGGCGGTGGTCGTGGTCGTCGACGTGGCGGCGGGGCGTCTCGAAGCCCGGGCGAAGCAATGGAGCGGGTGA
- a CDS encoding ABC transporter permease subunit — protein sequence MRVLQGATLAAIGLVWEAASRRGVLDPLFVPPPSAVAGALGPVAALALPRLGETLLKTLGGYLLAVVCGVGLGLVVGSTRTPREVVMPYAMALYSLPKILLVPWIVLILGVRPQAAVIGGALFAFFPIMVQVVGAVRDVEGILLTVARSMGATRWQLYGKVIVPAALPAILASLRVGAVFAFVGVLLTEMFAGIRGMGFLMQQLALAFNAPQLFAATAIISVFSVAAVLWLEHWNRRLGAWR from the coding sequence GTGCGCGTGCTGCAGGGCGCCACGCTGGCCGCCATCGGTCTCGTCTGGGAAGCGGCGAGCCGCCGCGGCGTCCTGGACCCGCTGTTCGTTCCACCGCCGAGCGCGGTGGCGGGGGCGCTGGGACCCGTCGCCGCGCTGGCGCTGCCCCGGCTGGGCGAGACCCTGCTGAAGACCCTGGGTGGCTACCTGCTGGCCGTGGTGTGCGGTGTGGGCCTGGGCCTGGTGGTGGGGTCGACGCGCACCCCGCGCGAGGTCGTCATGCCCTACGCCATGGCGCTCTACAGCCTCCCCAAGATCCTGCTCGTGCCGTGGATCGTCCTCATCCTGGGCGTCCGCCCGCAGGCGGCCGTGATCGGCGGCGCGCTCTTCGCGTTCTTCCCGATCATGGTGCAGGTGGTGGGCGCCGTCCGCGACGTGGAGGGGATTCTGCTCACGGTGGCCCGGTCCATGGGCGCCACGCGGTGGCAACTCTACGGCAAGGTGATCGTCCCGGCGGCGCTCCCGGCGATCCTGGCCAGCCTGCGCGTGGGCGCCGTCTTCGCCTTCGTGGGCGTGCTGTTAACGGAGATGTTCGCGGGGATCCGCGGCATGGGCTTTCTCATGCAGCAGCTGGCCCTGGCGTTCAACGCGCCGCAGCTGTTTGCCGCCACGGCCATCATCTCCGTGTTCTCCGTGGCAGCGGTGCTATGGCTCGAACACTGGAACCGGCGTCTGGGGGCATGGCGGTGA